Proteins from a genomic interval of Pogoniulus pusillus isolate bPogPus1 chromosome 30, bPogPus1.pri, whole genome shotgun sequence:
- the LOC135188709 gene encoding acyl-CoA dehydrogenase family member 11-like produces MPLARSDTGTLFHEEPQTGNPYLEDALLRSYLRTHLPPQVLEEVNQELERFGSRLLSQVKPLGWECELNPPVFRQYDAWGQRLDQILTCSAWRRIKGIAAEEGLIAEAYERRFSSWSRLHQAVKLYLFSSFSGGFNCPLAMTDGAAKVIESLGVPGSLRSAFEHLTTRDPEKFWTSGQWMTERRGGSDVGSGTETVASKQPDGTYLLHGFKWFTSAADSDMALTLARIADAEGQVKQGSSGLSLFFLRVRDEAGKLNNIQVQRLKDKLGTRQMATAELWLHGARAELISAEGRGVSFISHMLNITRIHNVICAVASMRRMVSLSREYARRRVAFGKLLQDHPLHVQTIARMEVQTRGAFLLMMEVVHLLGLAETNMASEQQQLLLRLLVPVAKLYTGKQASAVAVEAMESLGGQGYMEDTGLPVILRDSLVLSIWEGTTNVLSLDVLRSLSKSQGQVMAAFFSAVQKKLEGALSSPELAAAVKQTREAVGSLNQFIQAAAARGALTMELAARDFSYSIARIYAGALLLEHAARPDASSADICAAERWCNQELCPVATGLGSSSYEAKAALADSALVYEGSPAHSSRL; encoded by the exons ATGCCTCTTGCGAGGAGCGACACGGGGACCCTCTTCCACGAGGAGCCCCAGACTGGCAACCCCTACCTGGAGGACGCTTTGCTGCGGAGCTACCTGCGGACGCATCTGCCCCCCCAG gtgctggaggaggtgaaTCAGGAGCTGGAGAGGTTCGGGAGCCGCCTGCTCAGCCAGGTGAAGCCTCTGGGGTGGGAGTGTGAGCTGAACCCCCCCGTGTTTCGCCAGTACGATGCCTGGGGGCAGCGGCTGGATCAGATCCTcacctgctcagcctggaggaggatcAAAGGcattgcagcagaagaggggcTGATTGCTGAGGCCTACgagaggaggttctccagctggAG CCGCCTGCACCAGGCTGTCAAACTCTACCTGTTCTCaagcttctctggaggcttcaaCTGCCCACTGGCCATGACTGATGGAGCAGCCAAAGTCATTGAG TCCCTAGGAGTGCCTGGATCTCTGAGGAGTGCTTTTGAGCACCTGACCACTCGGGACCCCGAGAAGTTCTGGACCTCTGGGCAGTGGATGACGGAGCGCAGGGGAGGCTCTGATGTGG GCAGTGGCACCGAGACAGTGGCCAGCAAGCAGCCAGATGGGACATACCTTCTGCATGGCTTCAAGTGGTTTACTTCTGCTGCTGATTCTGACATGGCACTCACCCTGGCCAGGATagcagatgctgaggggcaggTGAAACAG GGCTCCAGTGgcctctccctcttcttcctgagggTGCGAGATGAGGCAGGGAAGCTGAACAACATCCAGGTGCAAAGGCTGAAGGACAAGCTGGGCACACGGCAGATggcaacagcagagctgtggctgcatggagccagagctgagctg ATCTCCGCCGagggtcgtggagtctccttcatcTCCCACATGCTGAACATAACTCGGATCCACAATGTCATTTGTGCAGTAGCTTCCATGAGGAG GATGGTCAGCCTGAGCAGGGAGTACGCCCGCAGGAGGGTTGCTTTTGGGAAGCTCCTCCAAGACCACCCCCTCCACGTGCAGACGATAGCCAGGATGGAG GTGCAGACACGAGGAGCCTTCCTGCTGATGATGGAGGTGGTTCACCTGCTGGGGCTTGCAGAAACCAACATGgcaagtgagcagcagcagctgctcctcaggctgctggtgccagtgGCCAAGCTGTACACTGGGAAGCAG gcttctgctgttgctgtggaGGCGATGGAGAGCTTGGGAGGCCAAGGCTACATGGAGGACACAGGCTTGCCAGTCATCCTCCGTGACAGCCTG GTGCTGTCCATATGGGAGGGGACCACCAATGTCCTCTCCCTCGATGTCCTGAGGTCCCTCAGCAAGAGCCAGGGACAGGTGATGGCTGCCTTCTTCTCCGCGGTGCAG aaaaagctggagggggctttgagcagcccagagctggcagcagctgtgaagcAAACACGAGAAGCTGTCGGCAGCCTCAACCAGTTCAtacaagcagctgctgccaggggggCACTGACCATGGAGCTGGCAGCAAGAGACTTCTCCTACAGCATAGCAAGGATCTATGCAG gagcCCTCTTGCTGGAGCATGCAGCTCGGCCTGACGCCTCCTCTgctgacatctgtgctgctgaaaG gtggtgcAACCAGGAGCTGTGTCCCGTGGctacagggctggggagcagcagctacgAGGCCAAGGCAGCGCTGGCAGACAGTGCACTGGTGTACGAGGgcagccctgcccacagcagcaggctctga